From Aegilops tauschii subsp. strangulata cultivar AL8/78 chromosome 5, Aet v6.0, whole genome shotgun sequence:
tcttacccaggttcggggctctccgtggagataacacccctaatcctgctctgcggggtctccgcatgatcactagatcagaaagagtagctacaaatgctccttgagctgtcgggttcaagggagaagaagagcaaggctagctctagcttccctctctatatggtgtgtgtgtaactctaagaagccaaccctttgcatgggtgccccggggggtttatataggcctacccccgggggtacaattgtaatccggctgggcgcgggtcccagtcgtcagtgtctgtgctcgccggcttctccgccggccgttggggcccgccgactggtgggtcccgccggctgccggcctcttggtcgacaggccggccccactgcctaggggtcttgtcggcggctgcttactgtagcctcgcccctgatgacgagggctttgtcgaggtaagcgtggctacagtgtgccgcctcgagggctctcactgtagccttacctcgtcttgtctccttaatgtggcacatgcttcgagggaggggggtagccggcttctgggggccggctacgcccttggccgactgggggaggccgggccgccttcgcgcctctctctggctaaaggggcctgccgcccgtgggccgtaccggcgctcgtcgtggatgacgttgaggccagcatggctacagtgccgagccggacgggagatggctgacccgtacggcgtcctgtggccatgcctgcctcgggcttcgggggtagtgggccgcactgtggtcACACCCCGTCGTATCACCATTATGTGGGCgcagttttggtgggtgcggtcttggccggcttcttggagccggcgcgcttcatggctggctcttggaagtcggtcctcttggcgccggcttcctggagtcggccatctcgcaactatcttgggggaggttaccAGGGCCGGGTCGCCTTTGGAGAGTGGGCCCCTGGGGTAGTCGGCCAGGGGAAGTCGGCCCAACGCTTCGAACGCTTGAAGGctcaatcggcctgataatttttgaagaaccatgggtagtcggttaggctacccgtggccatttactccgacagagGCGGTGCGCGGCGGGTGAAGGTAGGTGGATGGAGCAGGGTATGCTGCAGGAAGGAGAAACTGCTCTCGGGACGAAGAAGAGGGGGGGGAGAAGATGGACAGTCTGCGACATGATTGATGGTATTGGATATTAATCCGAGAAGAAAAGTGGCCAATGAAAACTTTTCTCTAGGCACCTGCTAAATAGACTGTCCCTatttattttcaattttactgTTTACAAAGGAGCATTGAGAGCATTCAGATCAGAATTAGAAGGGCATGTCTGCATCGCTACTTATCTTTTACTTCATCCGTCTCAAAATAAGTTCTTAACTTTGTACTATTAATTTTACTATAAAGTTATACTGAAGTTGAGATACgcttattttgggacagaggagTACTGTACAACAGTTCGTACATAGCACCTGCACGAACAGGCTAGCATGGGAAGCAAGAGCTAATGCTTGTCAGCGCAAGGCTCAATAAAAATCCATGGTCCGGTAGTAGTACAATTTACCTCCACGACGCGTGCCTCCCCGGCGGTGACAGCCCCCGCAGGACACCGGCCATGGCTGCCCGCGGTCGGCACATCGCCTGCAGCGGCACGGCCTTGGGAAGCGTCAGCCCACCTCCTTCACCCATGTCAACCTCGGTATCACCAACCCTGTCCCAATGGAAGCACTGCACCAGCGTGCCCAGAACCAAGCCCAGCATCCGCAGCGCGAGGGCCTCGCCGGGGCACTTGCGCCGCCCCATCCCGAACGGCATCATGAACAGGCCCTCGGCCTTCCCTTCCTCGAACCGCTCCGGCCTGAACTCCGTCGGGTGCTCCCACGCCGCCGGGTCCCTGTGGATGGCGTACGCGTTCACGAGCAGCGTCGTGCCGCTCGGGACGTGGTAGCCCGCCACCGTGCAGTCCGCGGAGGACTCGTGCGGGATCATCGCCGGAACCGGCGGGTACAGCCGGAGGGTCTCGCTGATGATGCAGTGGAGATAGCCGAGGCGGGGGAGGTCGTCGGCGCGGAGCAGGCGGGTGGTTCCGACGGTCGTGTCCATCTCGGCCTGCGCTTTTGCCAGGGCGTCCGGGTGGTTGAGCAGCAGTGACATCGCCCACTCCGCCGTCGTCGCCGTTGTCTCTGTCCCCACGCTGAACATGGTCTGCCAAGGAAAGGAAGACACGAAGAGTGATCAGTCAAATCACTGAGGTTGGTAGCAGTGGGACTGTGAGAGTGAAAGACAACAGACAGCGAGATGGTGGAAGCGCTTACCATGCACAGAGCCATGATCACCTTGTCCGTGTAGATCTCGGGCTCTGTCTTTTGCAGATCGAGCAGCACGGCAATCATGCTCTTCTTCTCCCCTTCGCCGACGACCCTCCGCCGTTGTGCGTCGATGAGCCGCCGCAGGAACGCGTCCCTCCTGCTCACGGCAGCCTCGATCTTGTTCCTCACGCCGAACACGTCGAACCATCGTAGCACTGGCAGGAAGTCCCACATGTTGGCCCCGCCGAGCAGCGGCACGATCTCGTCCAGCGACTTCTTGAACTCCTGGGCCTCCGGCGACATGTCCGTGTCCTCGGCCCCCTCGCCGCGGGACGTCTTGGTCTGCGCGACGGTCTCCATCAAGGCGCTAAGGGACACCTCGAACAGGCTCCGCTTGAGCTCCACCAGCGCGGCGCCGCCTGGGGCGGCTGCGGCGGCACGTGACAGGCGGCGCGCCAGCGCGCGCACCTCGCTGGCGATGTCCGCGGTCATGCAACCCACCCGGTGCACGGAGAGGAGCTGCACCGTCGCGACGCGGCGGAGGTTGCGCCAGTAGGGGCCATAGCGGGACGTCGGAAGCGTGGTGCAGCCGAAGCACACCAGCTGCAGCGAGGGGAACCGCGGGCGGTCGGCGAAGGTGACGTCGTGGTCCGTGAAGCATTCCCTGGCGCCCGCAGCCGAGGACACGACCACGGCGGGGCGCGAGCCGAGGCGCAGGGAGAAGACCGGCCCGTGGCGCGCGGCGAGGCGGGCGAGTGCGGCGTGGAACGGCCTCTtgaggaggtggaggtggccGAGGAAGGGGatggcggcggggctcggcggcaGCTGTGCGCTCTTGTTCTTGAAGCCGCCGAGGAGTGGGTGGCGTAGCCGGAGTAGTGAGGTGATGAAGATGAAAAGGGCGGCAGCGCCGGCGAGGGCGGTGACGGTGTTCATGCCGTTGGAACTTGGAACTTGGAAGAGCAGAGCTGGTTTCCCGGTCGATTCAGTGGCTCGTTTGCGCGGTATTTTATAAGGTCCATATGCAAGATCCAACGTTTCGCTCGTAAGTTTTGGATACGAAGCCAATGGCCGAACTGGGAGTGCCATATGCAAGATCCAACGTTTTTCAGAGTTCAGACAATGTAAGCACCAATTGGCCTGACCATGGCAAGGCATTCCCATCCTAACCGTACGCCAATACGTCATGGACATGTCAATTAACGTAGTACGGGACAAACGAGGAGAAACTTTGAGACTGGAACTATGTGCTTGGGATCATCGCAGCATCTCCAGCAAATCATTGATCTTCAGTCGAAATTGCGATTGTACTCCTGTTTTTTTTTTGGACATGCGGTTGTACTACTGGGCTGGTCTTAATAATAGAGGGAATGCTAAACGTACGGGTTGTTACATGAGCTTTACGGGGACCCTTTCCTCTAATTCGCTCcaccccctgattttcaggtgtgtGAGCCCCGAGAGCATATCGTGTACTCTAAAGTATGGAGTACTCCGAGTGCATCATCGACAGGAGATGCGTTGGATGAAATATGTACTCCGAGTGCACCATGGACAGGAGACGCGTTGGATGAAATAGGTGTGTACATGATGGAAACTGAAGGCCCCTATCCTGTGAAATTTGCAGAAAGCACCCCGTATAAGTACAGAACAACTATAACACTAATAGCTTTGCTTCAAAAGATATGCTTCCTCAGTTTTGGAACAGAAAGAAACGCATATGATGTACCTAGGTACTGGTCGTTTCATGCTGATGCTTTAAGCTTTGTCCAATGGACATAAATATGACAACATCTGTACAATACGTATGTAGATAGGAAAATAAACACAACACAACACACACATTCAGCGAGCTGATTTTACAAGGTAAAGTTAATtgaaagaaaatgaaaaattaTTAAGCCCATGAACATAAATTGAACTGATAAAAAACTGCACCAAAAATGCAAAGTCCGCAACACCAGTCATCGGGTGTATTGACCACCTTTGTCAAATTAGAAGCCAACGTGTCATCATCTCAACATTTCAAAGTTCATAGTACGACAGTGCTATCATGAATGCTTGGTGAATAGTATGCATGACAATACACATAAATCTACGATGAAGCACATAACTGGAGTTGCAATCCAAATATTTTTTACAACCCAAGGCATAACAGCTTAGCAGGTACGCATAAATTGCTAGATTTAACTAGGTGTACAAGTTGTAGCAGAAGTCTACAACAATGGATGAATGGAACTAGGTTCATAGCACATGAACGAAGGCATTTCTAATCCAGCATTTAACGCAAAGTAAATGATGTCGGCTCCCATGGGCTGTGTTGTGCCGCTAAACATCAAACAAGTTCAAGTCCCGTCGATGTTGTTGACCTGACACTTGGAGGAAAACTTGCCATGGACTCCATTCCCTGGAGCAATACATGTAGGAGTAACTAAGAGTTAGCTTGTCCTGAGAGTTGTAGCACAAGGAAGTATAAAAATGTAACAATCCCATGCTAAAGCAGCGAAGTAAGAAAATGTCCAATGCATTGACATTTAGATGTTCTAAAGAGTTATAAAAATGGTGCTAATAAAAAATATTCCTGAGCACAGCAACATATATTTAGCATGGCGTCATGCCATTGTGCCAAGGCAGGATCAACCAAAGCAGGCATTGGAATACATATTGAAGAAGAAAATGAAGTACAAATATCATTGTGTCAGCAGCTAGCAAACATGTCAGCTCCCCATTACAAGCAGAGTCTGTATATGGCCCTTCAGATTGCTGCAGGAATAATTTCCAAATTCGAATGCAAACATGACATTTTCTGATGGATAGTCTGACCCTGGGCAAGGCAGTGTGAAGAAATATTATTCTTTCCCCTGGGCATTGAGAGATCAGAAACCAGCTAGCAAAATTCTTTGCTACAACAGCAAACATGCAGATACAAAATTTATCACATACCAAGGAACCTTTACTCTGTGGCTCACAGTTGTGCTGCAGAAGTAGTAGATTCGATAAGGTGTGGGCAAAAATATGACATGTTGTAGCTTAGCACATACAGGTGATCAGTGTTTTATGCTTTCAAAGTTAGGCAATCTAGATGTTATCTGTTAAGGATTTTCAAACCCTGAATGTAAAATGTGCTTGATAATGAATATAACGCGTCGTTGGCTTCGGCTtttgtcaaaaaaataaaatccaaAGAGCTAATACATTAATTCACTTGAGCGAAACTACAATCGTATGAGTTTCAATGGAAATAATGAACAGAATTATAGATAAATCTCAGAAATTAGTGAGGTAAATATTGCAGGTGTTAATGGATCTCGGTCTTATACGAACAAACACTTCATATTCAGCTACTTGAACAGACAGATATAATTACTTTGTGCTCATTTCAGACCATAGGTTGTTGAAATTTTTGTTTACCTATTTGCTCGAATATGTAGTCTAAGCAAAATAGAACGAGTTGTTTCAGTGATTACTTTTCCTGCACCCTGATACATAGAAATATCACTACATTTTACACAGATAGCATTGGCTACATCTCACACAATCAGTGGAAATGACAATTGATAGAACCCAAAATACACAATGAACACACATGGTTCTAACATTCAAAAGGATACCTGAAGGCTGGAGTTTTCTCCTCCGGCGTCGTCAGATGGCGGATCTACCGCTGGGTGTGGGGAGGCGATGGTACCGTGGCGAGTTTGATTGCCCGAGATGGCAGCGCAGCGCAcgccgagctccgccgccggAGCCTACGAGCCCTATCTGTTCGCGTCCGTTTTGCTCAAAACTGGGGGCAACACATGTTGGAGAAACCAGCTATTCTGTAATCGCATGGGGTGATTTTTGCAAATTTCGAAGGGTGGAGCGTTCGGGTTGCATCTTGTCACTAGATTCTATATCTAACGGTTGGACTGTTCAGGGTGCAGCCGGAGCACCACATCCTTTAGAGTACAGGATATTTTCCCGATGAGCCCCCTCCCTCCACTTAATTCAATGATAATTTGCCAGCTTAAACCTACGTCATAAAACCATGTAAGAGCACGCGCTAAAATAATTTTAGCGTGCTATTTCAGTAATTTTAGCGATTCAGTCCAGCAGACGCACAAAAATATAGCGCGTAGCGGACCGTGCGCAGCAGTCCAGCAGACGCACTAAAAAAAGCGCCATAAATATGTGTATAACAAACAGGTCCCTAAACATTTACAAATAAATCCATCTGACCAAAAAAAACGCAATTAG
This genomic window contains:
- the LOC109779903 gene encoding cytochrome P450 81Q32-like — encoded protein: MNTVTALAGAAALFIFITSLLRLRHPLLGGFKNKSAQLPPSPAAIPFLGHLHLLKRPFHAALARLAARHGPVFSLRLGSRPAVVVSSAAGARECFTDHDVTFADRPRFPSLQLVCFGCTTLPTSRYGPYWRNLRRVATVQLLSVHRVGCMTADIASEVRALARRLSRAAAAAPGGAALVELKRSLFEVSLSALMETVAQTKTSRGEGAEDTDMSPEAQEFKKSLDEIVPLLGGANMWDFLPVLRWFDVFGVRNKIEAAVSRRDAFLRRLIDAQRRRVVGEGEKKSMIAVLLDLQKTEPEIYTDKVIMALCMTMFSVGTETTATTAEWAMDPAAWEHPTEFRPERFEEGKAEGLFMMPFGMGRRKCPGEALALRMLGLVLGTLVQCFHWDRVGDTEVDMGEGGGLTLPKAVPLQAMCRPRAAMAGVLRGLSPPGRHASWRPIEPSSVRSVGPTSPGRLPQGPTLQRRPGPGNLPQDSCEMADSRKPAPRGPTSKSQP